In the genome of bacterium, one region contains:
- the trpD gene encoding anthranilate phosphoribosyltransferase, translated as MTIQESFAHIIGGNNLTSAEAESVMGEIVDGLATAAQIGFLLGILRIKGETAEEIAGFVQAMRDRVVPVHAKSPDLVDTCGTGGDKLQTFNLSTASAFVAAAAGVPIAKHGNRAMSSKCGSADVLEALGVNLERTPEQIADSIDKIGIGFMFAPKHHPALKYAAAPRREIGVRTFFNLVGPMTNPAQAKRQFMGVYDYRFVRLAADVLNQLGCEKAVVAFGIDGIDEMSPIGQTLMVCLDNGHITEQSIEPEEFGIKRVQISEIAAGQTPDENAVMLRNSLREESSPCQRAIVLNAAAAIWVGGKTPNLQDAVQISLETLKSGAAKRKLQEFIEFSHVD; from the coding sequence ATGACTATTCAAGAATCGTTTGCGCACATTATCGGCGGGAATAATTTGACATCGGCAGAGGCAGAGTCTGTCATGGGGGAGATTGTTGACGGGCTTGCGACAGCCGCACAGATTGGATTTCTGCTGGGAATCCTTCGAATAAAGGGTGAAACCGCGGAGGAAATCGCGGGATTTGTCCAAGCGATGAGGGATCGTGTTGTGCCCGTACACGCCAAAAGCCCTGATCTTGTCGATACATGCGGCACAGGCGGGGATAAACTTCAAACTTTTAATCTTTCAACCGCCTCCGCTTTTGTTGCTGCCGCAGCTGGAGTTCCGATTGCTAAGCACGGCAATCGAGCGATGTCCAGCAAATGCGGTAGCGCAGATGTGCTCGAAGCGTTAGGAGTGAATCTTGAACGCACCCCGGAGCAAATAGCCGACTCTATCGATAAAATCGGCATCGGATTCATGTTTGCTCCAAAGCACCATCCGGCATTAAAATATGCCGCCGCTCCCCGGCGAGAGATTGGGGTAAGAACATTTTTCAATTTAGTGGGCCCCATGACCAATCCTGCTCAGGCGAAACGTCAGTTTATGGGTGTTTACGATTATCGATTTGTTCGGTTAGCAGCTGACGTACTGAACCAGCTTGGGTGCGAAAAGGCGGTTGTTGCTTTTGGAATTGATGGCATTGACGAAATGTCGCCGATTGGTCAGACATTGATGGTATGCTTGGATAATGGCCATATAACAGAGCAGTCCATCGAGCCGGAAGAATTTGGCATTAAACGTGTTCAAATTAGTGAAATTGCGGCAGGGCAAACGCCTGATGAGAACGCCGTCATGCTTAGGAATTCACTCAGGGAAGAATCATCGCCATGTCAACGGGCAATCGTGCTTAATGCAGCCGCTGCTATCTGGGTTGGCGGCAAAACGCCGAACTTACAGGACGCCGTTCAGATTTCGCTCGAGACCTTGAAATCAGGCGCAGCCAAACGAAAACTTCAGGAATTCATCGAATTCTCTCACGTCGATTAA